One genomic window of Camelina sativa cultivar DH55 chromosome 5, Cs, whole genome shotgun sequence includes the following:
- the LOC104785245 gene encoding putative methyltransferase DDB_G0268948 produces the protein MAKLFIKQAEQYAAARPNYPIKLFEFIASKTPCHDLAWDVGAGSGQASRSLAGIYKKVIATDTSSKQLEFAEKLANVRYELTPPTMSSTSEIEKLVAKESSVDLVTVAQALHWFDLTNFYSNVKHVLKKPNGVIAAWCYTNPEVNAAVDKVFQRFYDEELGPHWDKARRLVEDGYRGIEFPFEKVDEDESTGSQSLPVKFVTEKEMVLEEYMTYLRSSSAYQTAKEKGLELLTAEMEGEFADSWKEDGIEKKIVRFPIHLLIGRVGEGRRV, from the exons atggcgaaatTATTCATCAAGCAAGCCGAGCAATACGCAGCAGCCCGACCAAATTATCCAATCAAACTCTTCGAATTCATCGCATCGAAAACACCGTGCCACGACCTTGCTTGGGACGTAGGCGCAGGTAGCGGCCAGGCCTCACGATCG CTAGCGGGAATATACAAGAAGGTGATTGCTACGGACACGAGTTCAAAGCAACTTGAATTTGCTGAAAAGCTTGCCAACGTCCGTTACGAACTGACTCCACCGACGATGTCATCAACATCTGAGATCGAGAAGCTAGTGGCAAAAGAATCATCAGTCGATTTAGTCACAGTCGCACAAGCCCTTCATTGGTTCGACCTCACGAACTTTTACAGCAACGTGAAACACGTTCTCAAGAAACCAAACGGGGTGATCGCTGCCTGGTGCTACACCAATCCGGAGGTTAACGCCGCCGTGGACAAAGTTTTCCAGCGGTTTTACGATGAAGAACTTGGTCCTCATTGGGATAAAGCGAGGCGGCTTGTGGAGGATGGGTACAGAGGAATTGAGTTTCCGTTTGAGAAGGTGGATGAAGATGAGTCAACGGGAAGTCAAAGTCTTCCGGTTAAGTTTGTGACGGAGAAAGAAATGGTGTTGGAAGAGTATATGACTTATCTGAGGTCATCTTCGGCGTATCAGACGGCTAAGGAGAAAGGTTTGGAGCTTTTGACTGCGGAGATGGAAGGAGAGTTTGCTGATTCTTGGAAAGAAGATGGGATTGAGAAGAAAATTGTTAGGTTTCCGATTCATTTGTTGATCGGAAGAGTTGGAGAAGGCCGTCGTGTCTGA
- the LOC104785249 gene encoding AUGMIN subunit 1, giving the protein MSDITGDLSAVSEAKGGSDAARISEVKSWLTSQFEAAGKEVPNFEYTHRSITHLYNLATVSQAKSQAATIVANDFRLKASEYRAQAARIREILESAGMSQESLPSNVVSSAQVLANVANLLNIRDTELSSFLVAMGDISLRKTGVEEKRAKAQKESNALLDYTRKAIQRLTYLKKILAQLEDDVVPCESQMENWKTNLEVMAVKEEQYIQQYKKYEMLLNRVGYTPKISHRELVEMAEHRKELEKMTKPVLDTLRSYQDLPPDKALAALAIEDKKRQFASAEKYLEEVLQSALETSDE; this is encoded by the exons ATGAGCGATATCACCGGTGATCTCTCGGCGGTGAGTGAAGCCAAAGGCGGTTCTGACGCGGCCCGGATCTCGGAAGTGAAATCTTGGCTCACTTCTCAGTTTGAAGCCGCCGGTAAAGAAGTCCCCAATTTCGAGTACACTCATCGGAGCATCACACATCTGTATAATCTCGCCACCGTGTCTCAAGCTAAGTCTCAGGCTGCCACCATTGTCGCCAACGATTTTCGTCTAAAAGCTTCAGAGTACCGTGCTCAAG CGGCTAGGATTAGAGAGATATTGGAGAGTGCAGGAATGTCACAAGAGAGTTTACCGTCAAATGTGGTCTCTTCAGCTCAAGTGCTTGCAAATGTGGCTAATTTGTTGAACATACGGGACACTGAACTGAGCAG TTTTCTTGTAGCAATGGGAGACATTTCTCTGAGGAAGACTGGAGTGGAGGAGAAAAGGGCTAAAGCACAAAAGGAGTCCAATGCTCTTCTTGACTATACAAGGAAAGCGATACAGAGGCTAACGTATTTGAAGAA AATCCTTGCGCAGCTAGAAGATGATGTAGTCCCTTGTGAATCACAGATGGAGaattggaaaacaaatttggaagtAATGGCAGTGAAGGAGGAACAGTACATACAGCAGTACAAGAAGTATGAG ATGTTACTCAATCGTGTTGGCTACACTCCAAAGATCAGCCACAGAGAGCTGGTAGAAATGGCAGAGCACCGGAAGGAATTGGAGAAGATGACAAAACCTGTACTTGATACTCTAAGAAGCTACCAGGATTTACCTCCG GACAAAGCTCTGGCTGCACTAGCAATCGAAGACAAGAAAAGACAGTTTGCATCTGCGGAAAAGTATCTAGAAGAAGTGTTACAATCAGCCCTTGAGACTAGCGATGAATGA
- the LOC104785248 gene encoding mitochondrial fission 1 protein A-like, which produces MGSMGNFFDSIGSFFSGGDKIPWCERDVIAGCEKEVKESTTNGDSEDKKKESIMRLSWALVHSRQAEDIQRGIDMLEASLATSSPPLEDREKLYLLAVGYFRTGDYSKSRHLVERCIQIQPDWRQALVLKKTIEDKIAKDGVIGIGITATAVGLIAGGIAAALARKK; this is translated from the exons atggGTTCAATGGGAAATTTCTTCGACTCCATTGGTTCCTTCTTCTCCGGCGGCGATAAAATCCCATGGTGCGAGCGAGATGTCATCGCt GGGTGTGAGAAGGAGGTGAAGGAGTCCACTACTAATGGTGACTCTgaagataagaagaaagagagcatTATGCGTTTATCTTGGGCTCTTGTTCATTCTCGTCAAGCTGAAGATATCCAGCGTGGTATTGACATGCTCGAAG CTTCTCTAGCAACCAGTAGCCCTCCTTTGGAAGACCGAGAGAAGCTTTATCTTCTTGCTGTTGGATATTTCCGGACTGGAGATTACTCTAAGAGCAGGCACCTCGTGGAACGTTGTATTCAG ATTCAACCTGATTGGAGGCAAGCTTTGGTCTTGAAGAAAACCATTGAAGACAAGATCGCAAAGG ATGGTGTTATTGGGATAGGGATCACGGCAACTGCCGTTGGCCTCATAGCTGGTGGAATTGCTGCAGCTTTGGCTCGCAAGAAATGA
- the LOC104785241 gene encoding cysteine-rich and transmembrane domain-containing protein A, whose amino-acid sequence MSQYNQPPVGVPPPQGYPPEGYPAPKDAYPPQGYPPQQGYPPQQGYPPQGYPPQQGYPPQQGYPPPYAPQYPPPPQHHQQQNNSPGFLEGCMAALCCCCLLDVCF is encoded by the exons atgagcCAGTACAATCAACCTCCCGTTGGTGTTCCTCCTCCCCAAG GTTATCCACCAGAGGGATATCCAGCACCAAAAGATGCTTATCCACCACAAGGATATCCTCCTCAGCAAGGCTATCCTCCTCAGCAAGGCTATCCTCCTCAGGGATATCCTCCTCAACAAGGCTACCCTCCTCAGCAAGGCTATCCTCCACCGTACGCTCCACAGTACCCTCCTCCACCACAGCATCACCAACAACAGAACAACAGTCCTGGCTTTCTTGAAGGATG TATGGCTGCACTGTGCTGTTGCTGTCTCTTGGATGTTTGCTTCTGA
- the LOC104785246 gene encoding 65-kDa microtubule-associated protein 5-like, whose protein sequence is MKKNREIEPSLGLPAPEQVAPPHESSTTSRASLPGTTASSSLLEELLNSHSCSFCSGMENPDFEPLVNLPVPEQVAPLPNSLITSHASLPGTTATARSSLLKELQNLWIDIGESYNERVKMTLELEQECLDIYTKKVEETRKYRAELQRSLAEAEAEVTSLTSALGVQVSFSWKAGTLKHRISTIKPVLEDLRMKKDLIWKEFSGILTQIAEISSHIAGNDYPGNSGELTQINLDGLRAHLQYLHNEKAARLQKVNSHLSDIHELSEIMSFDFPEALIKVHKSLTGVSKSISDVTLARLTKLVESQKKEKCRRLHQLRNLVRNMHELWELMKTPVDERRRFDRLSSLLSHAADDALEKGCLGLDIVREAKDEVERLNALKKSMAIDRTRVSDPAEQLQPGKQVILQVEQPVNPDAQGEGCEGIDEANAYVFLGQALRLIETMKEILPNDGKERPLKVLEDLEKLFASFSTLPEIEERMSATYGAAAGVAAKHFFEGVTKSAGGLDVGADEYKRYSLERSRQRRESRDKEENEQRRSEEEEIGIVETSHSYS, encoded by the exons ATGAAGAAGAACCGTGAAATTGAACCATCACTAGGTCTTCCGGCGCCGGAACAAGTAGCGCCACCGCATGAATCATCGACCACCAGTCGCGCTTCGCTTCCCGGCACCACCGCTAGCTCTTCCCTTCTTGAGGAGCTGCTCAATTCGCACTCTTGTTCCTTCTGTTCCGGGATGGAGAATCCTGATTTTGAACCATTAGTAAATCTGCCGGTGCCGGAACAAGTAGCGCCACTGCCTAATTCTTTGATCACCAGTCACGCTTCGCTTCCCGGCACCACCGCGACTGCTCGCTCTTCCCTTCTTAAGGAGTTGCAG AACCTCTGGATCGATATTGGTGAAAGTTACAATGAGAGAGTTAAGATGACGCTAGAACTTGAGCAGGAATGTCTGGATATATACACTAAGAAGGTTGAGGAAACTCGCAAGTACAGAGCTGAGTTACAGCGTTCCTTAGCTGAAGCCGAAGCTGAAGTTACTAGCCTCACATCTGCACTTGGTGTACAAGTCTCGTTTTCATGG AAAGCAGGCACTTTAAAACATCGCATCTCCACTATAAAGCCTGTACTGGAAGATCTTCGGATGAAGAAAGATCTAATATGGAAAGAATTCTCTGGAATACTGACTCAAATAGCAGAGATCTCTTCTCACATAGCCGGAAATGATTATCCTGGCAACTCTGGCGAATTGACTCAAATAAATTTGGATGGACTTAGAGCACATCTGCAATATCTTCACAATGAAAAG GCTGCTCGGCTGCAGAAAGTCAACTCTCATCTCAGTGATATCCATGAGTTGTCAGAGATAATGTCATTTGATTTCCCTGAGGCCTTGATTAAAGTCCATAAAAGCTTGACCGGGGTATCAAAAAGCATCTCTGATGTTACTCTTGCTAGATTGACAAAACTTGTAGAGTctcagaagaaggagaaatgtCGGAGGCTGCATCAG TTACGGAATTTGGTAAGAAACATGCATGAGCTGTGGGAACTAATGAAAACCCCTGTGGATGAGAGGAGAAGATTTGACCGTTTGAGTAGTTTACTCTCTCATGCAGCTGATGATGCCTTGGAAAAAGGGTGCCTCGGTCTGGACATTGTTCGGGAG GCTAAAGATGAAGTGGAAAGACTGAATGCCCTGAAGAAAAGCATGGCCATAGACAGGACACGGGTGTCTGATCCAGCAGAGCAGCTACAGCCGGGAAAGCAAGTGATCTTGCAGGTGGAACAGCCAGTTAATCCAGATGCACAAGGAGAAGGCTGCGAAGGGATAGATGAGGCTAACGCGTATGTGTTCCTGGGGCAGGCGCTCAGGCTGATAGAAACTATGAAGGAAATATTACCGAACGATGGTAAAGAAAGGCCTCTAAAAGTTCTTGAAGACTTGGAGAAGCTCTTTGCAAGCTTCTCCACTCTCCCAGAAATAGAGGAACGTATGTCAGCCACTTACGGTGCAGCAGCTGGAGTTGCGGCAAAACATTTCTTTGAGGGCGTTACAAAGTCTGCCGGTGGTCTAGATGTTGGTGCTGATGAGTATAAGAGGTATTCTCTCGAACGTTCTCGGCAAAGAAGAGAGTCAAGAGACAAGGAAGAAAATGAACAGAGGAGAAGCGAGGAGGAAGAAATTGGAATAGTGGAAACTAGTCATAGCTACAGCTAA
- the LOC104785243 gene encoding probable calcium-binding protein CML35, whose product MKLAASLSRISPKRLFRSKSKASVSRSEDPSSFSSNASSSSSDGSYGNLIKPAGPTATPISVLPPQSSGDFYTELVQAFKLIDRDDDGVVSRGDLAALLSRLSPEPPSQEEVSLMLKEVDGDNDDGGCISLEDLASRVAGTSGQGSVETEELREVFEYFDADRNGKISAEELHRVFGVIGDERCTLDECVRMIATVDRNGDGFVCFEDFCRMMELQSSSSDEMI is encoded by the coding sequence ATGAAGCTCGCCGCTAGCCTCAGCCGTATCAGCCCAAAACGTCTCTTCCGTTCCAAATCAAAAGCTTCAGTCTCCAGATCTGAAGATCCTTCTTCCTTCAGCTCAaatgcttcttcctcttcctcagatGGTTCTTACGGAAACCTCATCAAACCTGCAGGTCCAACCGCTACTCCCATAAGTGTTCTCCCTCCTCAAAGCTCCGGAGATTTTTACACTGAGCTTGTCCAAGCGTTTAAACTCATCGACCGTGACGATGACGGTGTTGTTTCTAGAGGAGATCTCGCTGCGCTTCTTAGCAGGTTAAGCCCTGAACCGCCGAGTCAAGAAGAGGTAAGTTTGATGCTTAAAGAAGTCGACGGAGATAACGACGATGGTGGTTGTATCAGCCTTGAAGACCTTGCTAGCCGTGTAGCTGGTACGTCAGGACAAGGATCTGTTGAGACGGAGGAGCTGAGAGAGGTGTTCGAGTACTTTGACGCGGATCGTAACGGGAAAATATCGGCGGAGGAGTTGCATAGAGTCTTTGGTGTGATCGGTGACGAACGGTGCACGTTAGATGAGTGTGTGCGTATGATAGCGACCGTTGATAGAAACGGCGACggttttgtttgctttgaaGACTTTTGCCGCATGATGGAGCTTCAAAGCAGCTCCAGCGATGAAATgatctga
- the LOC104785247 gene encoding regulatory protein NPR5 has translation MSSLEESLRSLSLDFLNLLINGQAFSDVTFSVEGRLVHAHRCILAARSLFFRKFFCGNDSPQAGTGIDPTRHGSVPASPTRGSTAPAGVIPVNSVGYEVFLLLLQFLYSGQVSIVPQKHEPRPNCGERGCWHTHCSAAVDLALDTLAASRYFGVEQLALLTQKQLASMVEKASIEDVMKVLIASRKQDMHQLWTTCSHLAAKSGLPPEILAKHLPIDVVAKIEELRLKSSIARRSLMPHNHHHDLSVAQDLEDQKIRRMRRALDSSDVELVKLMVMGEGLNLDESLALHYAVESCSREVVKALLELGAADVNYPAGPAGKTPLHIAAEMVSPDMVAVLLDHHADPNVRTVGGITPLDILRTLTSDFLFKGAVPGLTHIEPNKLRLCLELVQSAAMVISREEGNNSNNHNNDNNTGMYPHMNEEHNSGSSGGSNNNLDSRLVYLNLGAGTGQMGPGRDQGDDHNSQREGMSRHHHHHDPSTMYHHHHQHHF, from the exons ATGAGCAGCCTTGAAGAATCCTTGAGATCTCTGTCGTTGGATTTCCTAAACCTACTAATCAACGGTCAAGCTTTCTCCGACGTGACTTTCAGCGTTGAAGGTCGTTTAGTCCACGCTCACCGTTGCATCCTCGCCGCTCGGAGTCTTTTCTTTCGGAAATTCTTCTGTGGGAACGACTCACCGCAAGCCGGGACAGGTATAGACCCGACCCGACATGGGTCTGTACCCGCTAGTCCAACAAGAGGCTCCACGGCCCCAGCTGGAGTTATACCAGTGAACTCAGTCGGCTACGAGGTGTTTCTGTtgcttcttcagtttctttataGCGGACAAGTCTCGATCGTGCCGCAGAAACACGAGCCGAGACCCAATTGTGGCGAGAGAGGATGTTGGCACACGCATTGCTCAGCTGCTGTTGATCTCGCTCTTGATACTCTTGCCGCATCTCGTTACTTCGGCGTCGAGCAGCTCGCATTGCTCACTCAg AAACAATTGGCAAGCATGGTGGAGAAAGCCTCTATTGAAGATGTGATGAAGGTCTTAATAGCATCAAGGAAGCAAGACATGCATCAGTTATGGACCACTTGCTCTCACTTAGCTGCTAAATCAGGACTCCCACCGGAGATTTTAGCAAAACATCTCCCCATTGATGTTGTAGCCAAGATCGAAGAGCTTCGTCTCAAATCTTCCATAGCTCGCCGTTCTCTAATGCCTCACAACCACCACCATGATCTCAGCGTAGCTCAAGACCTTGAAGATCAAAAGATTAGAAGGATGAGACGAGCTTTGGATTCATCAGACGTGGAGCTTGTGAAGCTGATGGTTATGGGAGAAGGACTCAATCTTGATGAGTCACTAGCATTGCATTACGCTGTTGAAAGCTGTAGTAGAGAAGTTGTGAAGGCTTTGCTTGAACTTGGAGCTGCCGATGTGAATTATCCGGCAGGTCCCGCGGGGAAAACACCGTTACACATTGCGGCTGAGATGGTCTCTCCCGACATGGTGGCTGTTCTGTTAGACCACCACGCTGATCCTAATGTTCGGACAGTTGGTGGAATCACTCCTCTTGATATCCTTAGAACACTAACGTCGGATTTCTTGTTCAAGGGGGCAGTTCCTGGATTGACTCACATTGAACCGAACAAGCTTAGGCTTTGCCTTGAGCTTGTACAGTCCGCTGCAATGGTGATATCTcgagaagaaggaaacaacaGCAACAATCACAATAATGATAACAATACCGGGATGTACCCTCATATGAACGAGGAGCACAATAGTGGAAGCAGTGGAGGGAGCAATAACAATTTGGATTCAAGATTGGTTTATCTCAATCTAGGAGCAGGTACGGGTCAGATGGGTCCGGGACGTGATCAAGGGGATGATCATAACAGTCAGAGGGAAGGTATGAGtcggcatcatcatcatcatgaccCGTCTACAATgtatcatcaccatcatcaacatcacTTCTAG
- the LOC104785244 gene encoding putative methyltransferase DDB_G0268948, with the protein MXAKLFIKQAEQYAAARPNYPIKLFEFIASKTPCHDLAWDVGAGSGQASRSLAGIYKKVIATDTSSKQLEFAEKLANVRYELTPPTMSSTSEIEKLVAKESSVDLVTVAQALHWFDLTNFYSNVKHVLKKPNGVIAAWCYTNPEVNAAVDKVFQRFYDEELGPHWDKARRLVEDGYRGIEFPFEKVDEDESTGSQSLPVKFVTEKEMVLEEYMTYLRSSSAYQTAKEKGLELLTAEMEGEFADSWKEDGIEKKIVRFPIHLLIGRVGEGRRV; encoded by the exons atggNGGCGAAATTATTCATCAAGCAAGCCGAGCAATACGCAGCAGCCCGACCAAATTATCCAATCAAACTCTTCGAATTCATCGCATCGAAAACACCGTGCCACGACCTTGCTTGGGACGTAGGCGCAGGTAGCGGCCAGGCCTCACGATCG CTAGCGGGAATATACAAGAAGGTGATTGCTACGGACACGAGTTCAAAGCAACTTGAATTTGCTGAAAAGCTTGCCAACGTCCGTTACGAACTGACTCCACCGACGATGTCATCAACATCTGAGATCGAGAAGCTAGTGGCAAAAGAATCATCAGTCGATTTAGTCACAGTCGCACAAGCCCTTCATTGGTTCGACCTCACGAACTTTTACAGCAACGTGAAACACGTTCTCAAGAAACCAAACGGGGTGATCGCTGCCTGGTGCTACACCAATCCGGAGGTTAACGCCGCCGTGGACAAAGTTTTCCAGCGGTTTTACGATGAAGAACTTGGTCCTCATTGGGATAAAGCGAGGCGGCTTGTGGAGGATGGGTACAGAGGAATTGAGTTTCCGTTTGAGAAGGTGGATGAAGATGAGTCAACGGGAAGTCAAAGTCTTCCGGTTAAGTTTGTGACGGAGAAAGAAATGGTGTTGGAAGAGTATATGACTTATCTGAGGTCATCTTCGGCGTATCAGACGGCTAAGGAGAAAGGTTTGGAGCTTTTGACTGCGGAGATGGAAGGAGAGTTTGCTGATTCTTGGAAAGAAGATGGGATTGAGAAGAAAATTGTTAGGTTTCCGATTCATTTGTTGATCGGAAGAGTTGGAGAAGGCCGTCGTGTCTGA
- the LOC104788829 gene encoding SKP1-like protein 1A → MHCFEKIVLKSSDDEIFEVDEATARQILTPAAPLLVKDSHDVKQAAVPVKGKILAKLIEYCKKLVDGAVSSSGEYHLRKWEAEFMEVDQSTLFQIMMAADELKIQSLFDLTCKTVARMMNNKTVAELREIFNIKYDATDLEAEEEMRQEHPWAFE, encoded by the exons ATGCATTGTTTT GAGAAGATTGTGTTGAAGAGCTCCGATGATGAAATCTTTGAGGTTGATGAAGCGACCGCACGCCAAATACTGACGCCAGCTGCTCCTCTTCTTGTTAAAGACAGTCACGACGTCAAACAAGCAGCAGTCCCGGTCAAAGGCAAGATCCTCGCGAAACTGATTGAGTATTGCAAGAAACTCGTCGACGGTGCTGTTTCTTCGTCGGGCGAGTATCATCTCAGGAAGTGGGAGGCTGAGTTCATGGAAGTCGATCAAAGCACGCTCTTCCAGATCATGATGGCTGCTGATGAGCTAAAGATCCAAAGCTTGTTTGACCTTACTTGTAAAACAGTCGCCCGCATGATGAATAATAAAACAGTCGCTGAACTTCGTGAAATCTTCAACATCAAATACGATGCCACAGACTtggaagcagaagaagagatgcGCCAGGAGCATCCATGGGCTTTTGAATGA
- the LOC104785242 gene encoding EMBRYO SURROUNDING FACTOR 1-like protein 4, translating to MKSSHASLVCILLFSLLALHQCARIGRSNKVDMSACFLGDCNNVFEGGCYCCPKTPALCWAEKDYCTTYCQSQS from the exons ATGAAATCATCACATGCATCTCTCGTCTGCATACTATTGTTTTCTCTATTGGCTCTACATCAAT GTGCGAGGATAGGAAGATCAAACAAAGTGGATATGTCTGCATGCTTCCTTGGCGACTGCAACAATGTTTTCGAAGGCGGCTGTTATTGCTGCCCCAAAACGCCAGCTCTTTGTTGGGCTGAAAAAGATTACTGCACCACTTATTGTCAATCTCAAAGCTAA